GCCTCCCCCGCCGCCTCCGCCGCCGCCGCCCCCGCCGCCTCCGCCGCCGCCGCCTCCGCCGCCGCCGCCCCCGCCCCCGCCTCCGCCTCCGGCGGGCACGGACGACGTGTCGGACGAACTCGCCGCGGCGACCGATTTCCCGCCGGAGTTCGAGGACACGGTGCAGGTGGAAGTGTTCGACCTGCGCCTGCTGTCGCGGCTGGGGCTCACGCCTCGCGCCACGACGCCGGACGAAGGGCGCGCGGCGCTCACCGGCCCGCTGCTCTACAACGACCTGCCGCCGGCGCTCGCGCTGGCCGAGGCCGAGCGTCCTTACGCCGCCACCCGCGCCGACATCGCCCTCGTGCAGCGCCTGGTCGATCGCTACGACGCGATCTTCGGCCCGCCGAGCGCCGACCGCACGGAGCAGATCGCAACGGACCTGCGCAGCGCCGCCGACCGCTGGATGTCGCTCGCCAACGCGGGCCGGTTCGACCCCGCCGCCTTCCGTCGGTACGTCGAGACGACCCCCGCCGAGCAGACGCTCGCCCAGCAGATCGGCGCGCTCGAACGCCTGCTCGCCGACATGCGAAAGCTCGGCCTCACCGGCGTCGAGTACCGCATGGCCCGCGCCCGCCTGCTCCGCGTCCTCTCGCCCGCCAGCGGCGTGAGCGTCGACGACCTCGGCGCCCTCGTGCAGCCCGCGCAGCCCGGCGCGTAACGCTCGCCACCCATGCGACGCACCCGACCCCCCGTGGGCCGGGTGCCGTCGCGCGCCCGTCCGGCTACGCTGGGTGCATGGCCAAGGGGCAGCACCTTTCGCCCTACCAGATGGGCATCGTCAAGCGCTTCTACGAGCATCGCTCCACGGTGCTCGTGGGGAGGCTCGCGGAACTCGTGAGCGACCTGTACGTCGCGGGCGACGAGAAGACCCGCGAGCGCCTGTGGAAGGCGGCCCGCGACACGCTGCGAAAGGCCGGCGTCGACGAGGCCGACGCGCAGTCCATCTACGCCGAGCGCCGGTTGCAGGACCTCGCGGGCGTCGTCGCGGGGCTGCAGGCTTCGCCCGCGCCGCGGAGCCAGGGGCCGCGCGCCACGCCGGCCTCGCGCGGGAAGCCGGGCGCGGAGACCGACGATCTCTGATCGCTGTGCGCCGGGGCCTCGCGCGCTCCAACAATCGCCCATGACGACGTCGCCCATCAACCTCGATCTCCGCACGGACCTTCGCGGACGCGGCGCGCTCGTCTGCGGCGCGTCCTCGGGCATCGGGCGCGCCTGCGCCATGCACCTGGCGCGGCTGGGCGCTTCGTGCGTCCTGCTCTCGCGCGACGAACGCAAACTCGCGGGCGTCCGCGACGCTCTCCCCACCGACGCGGGGCAGGTGCACGACACGCTCGCGGCCGACATGACCGACTGGGCGGGCACGGGGGCGCGCGTGGGCGAGTACCTGTCGCGCACGATGCGCACGCTGCACGTTCTCGTGAACAACACCGGGGGCCCGCCCGCCGGGGCCGCCATCGACGCGACGCCCGAGCAGCTCCTCGCGGCGGTCAATGCGCAGCTCATCGCCGGGCAGGTGCTCGTGCGTGCGCTGCTCCCGGGCATGAAGGCCGC
This genomic window from Planctomycetota bacterium contains:
- a CDS encoding SDR family oxidoreductase: MTTSPINLDLRTDLRGRGALVCGASSGIGRACAMHLARLGASCVLLSRDERKLAGVRDALPTDAGQVHDTLAADMTDWAGTGARVGEYLSRTMRTLHVLVNNTGGPPAGAAIDATPEQLLAAVNAQLIAGQVLVRALLPGMKAAGFGRIINITSTSVKQPIANLGISNIVRPAVAAWAKCLATELGPFGITANNVLPGYTRTERLQSLFKGRADRQGITPEEIEREIVASTPAGRLGEPDEVAAAVAFLASPAASYINGINLPVDGGRLGTL